A section of the Paenibacillus aurantius genome encodes:
- a CDS encoding methionine ABC transporter ATP-binding protein gives MIELQRLHKSYPVGTKLIPALRGIDLSIAKGEIFGVIGHSGAGKSTLIRTINLLEKPTSGKVIVDGVELTALDGSRLQEQRRRIGMIFQHFNLLSSATVAENVAFPLTLTKHSKAEVKHKVSELLALVGLEAHADKYPAQLSGGQKQRVGIARALANDPHVLLCDEATSALDPQTTNSILSLLRDINRRFGITIVLITHEMHVIRSVCDRLAVIDDGQIVEEGKVIDVFLKPEHPTTREFLEQVSDSSELARVVEGEIASGSRNIYRITFVGEQTYQPVLAQAIKESEATFVILQGTISRMKDTPYGQLVVELEGSPVQVEQTIAALAGRGLEVEKIG, from the coding sequence ATGATCGAGCTGCAAAGGCTCCATAAAAGCTACCCGGTCGGCACGAAGCTCATTCCGGCTCTTCGCGGCATCGACCTGTCGATCGCCAAAGGCGAGATCTTCGGCGTGATCGGCCATTCGGGCGCCGGCAAGAGCACCTTGATCCGGACAATCAACCTGCTCGAGAAGCCGACCTCCGGGAAGGTCATCGTGGACGGCGTCGAGCTCACCGCCCTCGACGGAAGCCGGCTTCAGGAGCAGCGGCGGCGGATCGGGATGATTTTTCAGCACTTCAACCTGTTGTCGTCCGCTACGGTAGCCGAGAACGTCGCTTTTCCGCTTACGCTTACGAAGCATTCCAAAGCCGAGGTGAAGCACAAGGTAAGCGAACTGCTCGCGCTTGTCGGCCTTGAAGCGCATGCGGACAAGTACCCGGCCCAGCTGTCGGGCGGCCAGAAGCAGCGGGTGGGCATCGCCCGGGCGCTCGCCAACGATCCCCACGTCCTGCTGTGCGATGAGGCCACCTCAGCGCTCGATCCGCAGACGACGAATTCGATTCTCTCCCTGCTGCGCGACATCAACCGCAGGTTCGGAATAACGATCGTGCTGATCACCCATGAAATGCACGTGATCCGCTCCGTCTGCGACCGGCTCGCGGTCATCGACGACGGGCAGATCGTGGAGGAGGGCAAGGTGATCGACGTCTTCCTGAAGCCGGAGCATCCGACCACCCGCGAATTTCTGGAGCAGGTCTCGGATTCCTCCGAGCTTGCCCGTGTCGTGGAAGGGGAGATAGCCTCCGGGAGCCGGAACATCTACCGGATCACTTTTGTCGGGGAACAGACGTACCAGCCGGTACTGGCCCAGGCGATCAAGGAGTCCGAGGCGACGTTCGTCATCCTGCAGGGGACGATCTCGCGGATGAAGGATACGCCGTACGGCCAGCTGGTCGTGGAATTGGAAGGAAGCCCCGTTCAGGTGGAGCAAACGATTGCCGCCTTGGCGGGACGCGGATTGGAGGTGGAGAAAATCGGATGA
- a CDS encoding methionine ABC transporter permease: MKEINLENIHWPDIGDATQDTLIMLGLSTLFTVMVGLPIGILLFLSSRGQLLQNRVSYTVLSLIVNVLRSVPFIILMILVIPLTKILVGTSIGVKGTIPPLVIAAAPFFARLVETSLREVDRGVIEAAQSMGASRWQIVRKVLLPESRAGLIAAITITCVTLVSYTAMAGTIGGGGLGVLAIRYGYQRFQPEVMVVTVVILLILVQVLQTIGDRLVIRFSRK; encoded by the coding sequence ATGAAAGAGATTAACCTGGAGAACATCCATTGGCCGGATATCGGAGATGCGACTCAGGATACGCTGATTATGCTCGGGCTCTCCACCCTGTTCACCGTTATGGTCGGACTGCCGATCGGCATCCTGCTGTTCCTGAGCTCCCGCGGCCAGCTTCTGCAGAACCGCGTCAGCTACACGGTGCTTTCCCTTATCGTCAACGTGCTGCGGTCCGTGCCGTTCATCATCCTGATGATTCTGGTCATCCCGCTTACCAAAATCCTTGTGGGAACGTCCATCGGGGTTAAGGGAACCATCCCGCCGCTGGTCATCGCCGCCGCGCCCTTCTTCGCCCGTCTCGTCGAAACTTCGCTCCGCGAGGTGGACCGCGGGGTGATCGAGGCCGCCCAGTCGATGGGCGCGAGCCGCTGGCAGATCGTGCGCAAGGTGCTCCTGCCCGAATCCCGGGCCGGCCTGATCGCCGCCATTACCATCACGTGTGTGACGCTGGTTTCGTACACCGCGATGGCGGGAACGATCGGCGGCGGGGGCTTAGGCGTTCTCGCGATCCGGTACGGCTACCAGCGCTTCCAGCCGGAGGTCATGGTCGTGACGGTCGTGATCCTGCTAATTCTCGTGCAGGTGCTTCAAACGATCGGCGACCGGCTCGTCATCCGGTTCAGCCGCAAATAA
- a CDS encoding MetQ/NlpA family ABC transporter substrate-binding protein has protein sequence MKKLLVLLFALTLVLAACGSKDSASPSSSPSGGSSAAPAKAATLKVGATAVPHAEILKFIQPKLKEQGVDLQIVEFNDYVQPNVQVNEKQLDANFFQHAPYLEQFNKDNNAKLVKVAGVHVEPMGAYSKKIKKIDELKDGATVIIPDDPTNSGRALALLEKNGLIKLKEGVGVTGTVRDITENKKNLKFKELEAAMLPRTVDEADLSVINTNFALDAKLVPTKDALLLEGKDSPYVNILVAREDNKDSDAMQKLAKALNTPEVKKFIEDTYKGEVVPAF, from the coding sequence ATGAAAAAACTGCTCGTCCTGCTCTTTGCCCTGACCCTTGTTCTCGCCGCCTGCGGCAGCAAGGATTCCGCTTCTCCATCGTCTTCTCCTTCGGGAGGCTCTTCGGCCGCACCGGCCAAAGCGGCTACCTTGAAGGTCGGCGCCACTGCCGTGCCCCATGCGGAAATCTTGAAGTTCATCCAGCCTAAGCTCAAGGAGCAGGGCGTGGATCTGCAAATTGTCGAGTTCAACGACTACGTACAGCCTAATGTTCAAGTAAACGAAAAGCAGCTGGACGCGAATTTCTTCCAGCATGCTCCCTACCTGGAGCAGTTCAACAAGGACAACAACGCCAAGCTCGTGAAAGTTGCCGGCGTCCACGTAGAACCGATGGGGGCTTACTCCAAGAAGATCAAGAAAATCGACGAGCTTAAGGACGGAGCGACCGTCATCATCCCGGACGATCCGACGAACAGCGGACGCGCTCTCGCTCTTCTCGAGAAGAACGGCCTGATTAAGCTTAAGGAAGGCGTCGGCGTAACCGGCACGGTCCGCGACATTACCGAGAACAAGAAGAACCTCAAGTTCAAGGAGCTCGAAGCCGCCATGCTGCCCCGTACGGTCGACGAAGCGGACCTGAGCGTGATCAATACGAACTTCGCCCTGGACGCCAAACTCGTCCCGACGAAGGACGCCCTGCTCCTGGAAGGCAAAGATTCCCCGTATGTCAACATTCTCGTCGCCCGTGAGGACAACAAAGATTCCGACGCCATGCAGAAGCTGGCCAAGGCCCTCAACACGCCGGAAGTGAAGAAATTCATCGAAGACACCTACAAAGGGGAAGTCGTTCCTGCCTTCTAA
- a CDS encoding dioxygenase family protein, whose amino-acid sequence MSRYHDHDHGPDQDKDQKSGEGSSLWESRRMTRREVLAAGITLLASTVLAACGIRASSMGGTEEPSASPVPTAGQTPSPSLPPTPACGHEDGTPEVTEGPYSTPNSPERSSLLEEGMAGVKLTVSGFVLNRDCQPVQGALLDFWQADSKGSYDNTGFRLRGHQYTDSSGAFRLETVVPGLYPGRTRHLHVKVQAPKGKVLTTQLFFPGEPGNAKDGIYRKELLLEKMETADNQQKGAFTFVLPS is encoded by the coding sequence ATGAGCCGCTATCACGACCACGACCATGGCCCAGACCAAGACAAAGACCAGAAGAGCGGGGAAGGAAGCAGCCTGTGGGAATCCCGCCGGATGACCAGAAGAGAGGTGCTCGCCGCGGGGATCACCTTGCTCGCTTCGACGGTTCTGGCTGCCTGCGGAATCCGGGCCTCCTCAATGGGGGGAACCGAGGAGCCGTCCGCCTCACCCGTACCAACGGCAGGGCAGACCCCGTCCCCTTCCTTACCCCCGACTCCGGCATGCGGCCATGAGGACGGCACGCCCGAGGTGACGGAAGGTCCGTATTCCACGCCCAACTCTCCCGAACGCTCCTCCTTGCTGGAGGAGGGGATGGCCGGTGTGAAGCTGACGGTGTCCGGCTTCGTCCTGAACCGGGACTGCCAGCCGGTCCAGGGGGCGCTGCTGGACTTCTGGCAGGCCGATTCCAAAGGAAGCTACGACAACACCGGCTTCCGCCTGCGCGGCCATCAGTATACGGACAGCAGCGGAGCCTTCCGGCTGGAGACGGTCGTGCCCGGCCTTTATCCGGGCCGCACCCGGCACCTCCACGTCAAGGTGCAGGCCCCGAAGGGGAAGGTGCTGACCACCCAGCTGTTCTTCCCCGGCGAGCCCGGCAATGCGAAGGACGGCATCTACCGCAAGGAGCTTCTGCTGGAAAAAATGGAAACGGCAGACAACCAGCAAAAAGGGGCCTTCACCTTCGTTCTTCCGTCTTAA
- a CDS encoding DUF4405 domain-containing protein: MKKLTYVKITIDILMAVTLVLLYNKRVLGGLAFHEIAGLCIGGVFLVHILLNGRWVATVTRKLFDRKLPGRTRFGYLLNLLLLACMSFIIVSGILISEVVFRDLHMGNVGWFKGTHIAVSFLTLIIVGVHVGLHWKWLMNVGRKLFRLEKGRRTAGLLVQAAALLVFLYGGWQIYSTGFLNRVEGVTQLFSSGQGMPGEGRGRPEGMPEGMRREGMPPEGAANGSGAGTAPSQAAASSEAGVAGKDGGTGGGTGAAGFEGRPARRGGEESPFREGGKGGFPGASPWNVLLTYLGILGVFVILTYYAEKLLNRRKPASSAAEV, encoded by the coding sequence TTGAAGAAATTAACATACGTCAAAATCACCATCGATATCCTGATGGCCGTTACACTGGTGCTGCTGTATAACAAAAGGGTGCTGGGCGGTCTCGCGTTCCACGAAATCGCCGGGCTCTGCATCGGCGGCGTGTTCCTCGTTCATATTCTGCTGAACGGGCGCTGGGTGGCAACCGTGACGCGCAAGCTGTTCGACCGGAAGCTGCCGGGGCGCACCCGCTTCGGCTATTTGCTGAACCTGCTGCTGCTCGCGTGCATGAGTTTTATTATCGTAAGCGGAATTCTCATCTCGGAGGTGGTTTTCCGGGACCTGCACATGGGCAATGTCGGCTGGTTCAAGGGGACCCATATCGCCGTCTCCTTCCTGACCCTTATCATCGTGGGCGTCCACGTCGGCCTTCATTGGAAGTGGCTGATGAATGTGGGCAGGAAGCTCTTTCGGCTGGAAAAAGGCCGCCGGACCGCCGGCCTTCTGGTTCAAGCGGCCGCCCTCCTCGTCTTCCTGTACGGAGGCTGGCAAATCTACAGCACCGGCTTCCTGAACCGGGTGGAGGGCGTCACTCAGCTCTTCTCGTCCGGTCAGGGAATGCCGGGTGAAGGAAGAGGACGACCCGAAGGGATGCCGGAGGGCATGAGGCGGGAAGGCATGCCGCCGGAAGGAGCCGCGAACGGAAGCGGAGCCGGTACCGCTCCTTCCCAAGCAGCGGCTTCCTCGGAAGCCGGCGTGGCCGGAAAAGACGGGGGCACGGGGGGCGGAACCGGGGCTGCCGGTTTCGAAGGGCGCCCGGCCCGGCGCGGAGGCGAGGAAAGCCCGTTCCGCGAAGGCGGCAAGGGCGGCTTCCCGGGCGCAAGTCCGTGGAACGTGCTGCTTACGTACTTGGGGATCCTGGGCGTCTTCGTCATTCTAACGTATTACGCGGAGAAGCTTCTGAACAGACGCAAGCCGGCTTCTTCAGCTGCCGAGGTATAG
- a CDS encoding GNAT family N-acetyltransferase, translating into MIREAVKEDAREVARLSSQLGYEITEFEAGERLERLLADRDHAVYVQEAEGGGLAGWVHVHGRHLIESPPFAEIGGLVVDGTQRRKRVGEQLMRRSEQWARESGYRMMRIRSGSQRKEAHEFYQRIGYEAVKRQEVFALSL; encoded by the coding sequence ATGATAAGAGAAGCGGTTAAGGAAGATGCCCGGGAGGTCGCTAGGCTGTCTTCACAGCTGGGCTATGAAATAACGGAGTTTGAGGCCGGAGAACGGCTGGAAAGACTGCTGGCAGACAGGGATCATGCCGTTTATGTCCAGGAAGCCGAAGGAGGCGGGCTTGCCGGATGGGTTCATGTCCACGGCCGTCATCTGATCGAATCCCCGCCGTTTGCGGAAATCGGCGGTTTGGTGGTGGATGGCACCCAGCGCCGGAAGAGGGTGGGAGAGCAGCTGATGCGGCGGAGCGAGCAGTGGGCCCGGGAGAGCGGATACCGGATGATGCGCATCCGGTCGGGCAGCCAAAGGAAGGAAGCCCACGAGTTCTACCAAAGAATCGGATACGAGGCGGTGAAACGTCAGGAGGTTTTCGCTTTGTCGCTTTGA
- a CDS encoding FAD-dependent oxidoreductase: MDQAKVRMERTVPVHDQADLIVVGGGPAGCAAAISGARSGLKVILLEHSGQLGGMGTLGNVSIFMGVGNVTGIYREIIAEVLPDRLPDSHEGSIWPQYSPFVLRHYLNSKLEKEGVRVYYHASFTSAVMDGDTVTGIVANTREGLRAFLGAKVIDCTGDARVAQDAGVPIHSGREGDGLTQPMTLMFMMQNTGKPVTPYLPEDAYYYESMSELPQGRHLYWEQNQDGTLLVNMTRVRGNGAKLEDINHAEKEALRQVFSVAHYLQRNGFETYVLSHIPGQVGVRETNQIEGRYTLTEDDLTSGRRFEDVVAQTNYEIDIHSPDGAKTTDERSLSGYDIPYRCMLPTGVKGLLVAGRSISATHVAMSSMRVQATCYALGQAAGAAAACALEEGVDFPGISIPKLHRRLADQGVVFWKAESVKQV; this comes from the coding sequence ATGGATCAAGCTAAGGTACGGATGGAGAGAACGGTTCCGGTTCACGACCAAGCCGATCTTATCGTGGTGGGAGGCGGGCCGGCCGGATGCGCCGCCGCCATCAGCGGAGCGAGGAGCGGACTTAAGGTCATCCTTCTGGAGCATTCCGGCCAGTTGGGCGGCATGGGCACGCTCGGCAACGTCAGTATTTTTATGGGCGTGGGCAACGTAACGGGGATTTACCGGGAAATTATCGCCGAGGTGCTTCCGGACCGGCTCCCGGATTCCCACGAGGGCTCGATCTGGCCGCAGTATTCGCCGTTCGTGCTGCGTCATTACTTGAACAGCAAGCTCGAGAAGGAAGGGGTACGTGTCTATTACCACGCGAGCTTCACCTCGGCGGTGATGGATGGGGATACGGTTACGGGCATCGTCGCAAACACAAGAGAGGGGCTCCGGGCTTTTCTCGGCGCCAAGGTGATCGACTGCACGGGGGATGCGCGGGTCGCCCAGGATGCCGGGGTGCCGATCCATTCGGGGCGGGAAGGAGACGGGCTGACCCAGCCGATGACCTTGATGTTCATGATGCAGAATACGGGGAAGCCGGTCACCCCTTACCTTCCGGAGGACGCCTATTATTATGAATCCATGAGCGAGCTCCCGCAGGGAAGGCACCTTTATTGGGAGCAGAACCAGGACGGCACCCTGCTTGTTAACATGACCCGGGTACGGGGGAACGGAGCCAAGCTTGAGGATATCAACCATGCGGAGAAGGAAGCGCTTCGGCAGGTTTTCTCCGTGGCCCACTATTTGCAGCGGAATGGATTTGAGACCTACGTCCTCTCCCATATTCCCGGCCAGGTCGGGGTCAGGGAAACGAACCAGATCGAAGGCCGCTATACACTGACGGAAGACGACCTGACGAGCGGACGGAGGTTCGAAGACGTGGTGGCCCAAACGAATTACGAGATCGACATCCACAGCCCGGACGGGGCCAAAACAACCGACGAACGCAGCCTGAGCGGCTACGACATCCCGTACCGGTGCATGCTTCCAACAGGGGTAAAAGGGCTCCTCGTGGCGGGCCGGTCGATCTCCGCGACCCACGTCGCCATGTCGTCCATGCGCGTGCAGGCGACCTGCTATGCGCTCGGCCAGGCTGCTGGAGCCGCAGCGGCGTGCGCGCTCGAAGAGGGCGTCGACTTCCCGGGCATCTCCATCCCCAAGCTTCACCGGCGGCTGGCGGACCAAGGGGTCGTGTTTTGGAAGGCGGAGAGTGTGAAGCAGGTTTAA
- a CDS encoding LacI family DNA-binding transcriptional regulator, with the protein MTRRKKVTLRMIADRLGVTVHTVSKALRGLPGMSESTRREISEAARELGYRTKAQAAGLSAEQIPWPGAGKPRRFALLMTGEAPFHHLQVEGLHQRLHELGHVLTTVVLPKPLQTESGLLEWMERSGLLFLDGLFLPPGLPEWMELALVRLPLPVVMINYPPDGSLADSVIWDVQHAVHLSLNQMYEEGHRRILFVGDTRTQRGFRLRWQAFLDACQRLGLPMSPDEHVTGPPGTGTDWLNSLTAKLADGGYTAVLCALNRDVTWAAVALERAGLTVPGHVSLIGTDHEAHPAYPGLTRPVLLVREAAERAAELMLRRIGSPLLPFEHVRLRGGAFFRGETLGPPPRESRQLAGGREG; encoded by the coding sequence ATGACCCGCCGAAAAAAGGTCACTCTCCGGATGATCGCCGACCGCCTTGGGGTAACGGTCCATACCGTATCCAAAGCCCTCCGCGGGCTTCCCGGAATGTCCGAGTCGACCCGCCGGGAAATCAGCGAAGCCGCCCGGGAGCTCGGCTACCGGACCAAGGCCCAGGCGGCCGGCTTGTCCGCCGAGCAGATCCCTTGGCCGGGGGCGGGCAAGCCCCGGCGGTTCGCTTTGCTGATGACCGGAGAGGCTCCCTTTCATCACCTTCAGGTCGAAGGGCTGCACCAGCGGCTGCACGAGCTCGGTCATGTTCTGACAACCGTGGTGCTTCCGAAGCCGCTGCAAACGGAAAGCGGGCTGCTCGAATGGATGGAGCGCAGCGGCCTCCTGTTCCTGGACGGGCTGTTCCTTCCCCCGGGTTTACCGGAGTGGATGGAGCTTGCTCTCGTCCGGCTGCCGCTCCCCGTCGTGATGATCAACTACCCTCCGGACGGCAGCCTGGCGGACAGCGTCATCTGGGACGTGCAGCACGCCGTCCACCTTAGCCTTAACCAGATGTACGAAGAGGGCCACCGCCGCATTCTTTTTGTCGGCGATACCCGGACCCAGCGCGGCTTCCGGCTCCGCTGGCAGGCCTTCCTCGATGCCTGCCAGCGGCTTGGCCTGCCCATGAGCCCGGACGAGCACGTGACCGGGCCGCCCGGAACGGGAACGGACTGGCTGAACAGCTTGACCGCCAAGCTCGCGGACGGCGGCTACACCGCGGTACTGTGCGCCTTGAACCGCGACGTCACTTGGGCGGCCGTCGCCTTGGAGAGGGCCGGGCTAACCGTGCCGGGCCACGTTTCGCTGATCGGAACCGATCATGAAGCTCATCCAGCCTATCCCGGGTTAACCCGCCCGGTGCTGCTGGTCCGTGAGGCGGCCGAGCGCGCCGCCGAGCTCATGTTGAGGCGGATCGGCAGCCCGCTTCTTCCGTTCGAGCATGTGAGGCTGCGAGGGGGCGCCTTCTTCCGCGGAGAAACGCTGGGGCCTCCCCCTCGGGAGAGCCGGCAACTAGCGGGCGGCCGCGAAGGCTGA
- a CDS encoding NAD(P)/FAD-dependent oxidoreductase: protein MGNPKRIVILGAGYGGLAAALRLQKKLRRGEAEVTLVNKHDYHTLTTHLHKSAAGTDHPDNARVDLKEMLNSRRTRLLKAEVQRLEPTERKVVTDRGVLRYDYLIAGLGSEPEMFGIPGLKEHALTIRSTNSVRLIRQHIRYMLAKYKTQPKRLDYLTFVVGGAGFTGTEFAGELADKMPELCRLFDVDPSLVRICSIEAGAAPLPPGMPRELVRYGMEKLTAKGVSFKLTTSIRECTPEGVRLSDGEFIPAGTVIWAAGVRGNRLLEEAGFETARGRVAVDPCLRSRQHREVFIVGDSALVLGPSGTPYPPTAQIAVQQGRYAADSLLAQLHGRRLPPFRYDHRGTVATLGRAEAIGVVGGRAVTGLLAYVLKLLADAGYLFTIGGLPLVLRKTVFRRS from the coding sequence ATGGGGAACCCGAAGAGAATCGTCATCCTGGGAGCGGGCTACGGCGGACTGGCCGCGGCGCTCCGGCTGCAGAAGAAACTGAGGCGGGGAGAGGCGGAGGTCACGCTTGTCAACAAGCATGACTACCACACGCTGACCACCCATTTGCACAAATCCGCCGCAGGCACCGATCATCCGGATAACGCCAGGGTCGACCTTAAGGAGATGCTTAACAGCCGCCGGACCCGTTTGCTTAAGGCGGAGGTTCAGAGGTTGGAGCCGACGGAGCGTAAAGTGGTCACCGACCGGGGCGTGCTCCGCTACGATTATCTCATCGCGGGGCTCGGAAGCGAGCCGGAGATGTTCGGCATCCCGGGCTTGAAGGAGCATGCGCTTACGATTCGCAGCACGAACAGCGTGCGCCTGATCCGCCAGCATATCCGTTACATGCTCGCGAAGTACAAAACCCAGCCGAAGCGCCTCGACTACCTGACGTTCGTGGTCGGCGGAGCCGGCTTCACCGGCACGGAATTTGCCGGAGAGCTGGCGGACAAGATGCCGGAGCTTTGCCGGCTGTTTGACGTCGACCCGTCGCTCGTGCGCATCTGCAGCATCGAGGCGGGGGCGGCGCCCCTGCCGCCCGGCATGCCGCGGGAGCTCGTACGCTACGGAATGGAGAAGCTGACTGCGAAGGGCGTCTCCTTTAAGCTCACCACCTCCATCCGGGAGTGCACGCCGGAGGGCGTCCGTCTCTCGGACGGCGAATTCATTCCAGCCGGGACCGTCATCTGGGCGGCGGGCGTCCGGGGCAACCGGCTCCTTGAGGAGGCGGGCTTCGAGACGGCGCGGGGCCGGGTGGCCGTCGACCCGTGCCTCCGGTCAAGGCAGCACCGCGAGGTGTTCATCGTCGGCGACAGCGCCCTCGTCCTAGGGCCGAGCGGGACCCCCTACCCGCCGACGGCTCAGATCGCCGTTCAGCAGGGCCGCTACGCCGCCGACAGCCTCCTGGCGCAGCTGCACGGCCGCCGGCTTCCCCCGTTCCGCTACGACCATCGGGGGACGGTGGCTACGCTCGGCCGCGCGGAGGCCATCGGCGTCGTCGGCGGCCGAGCGGTCACCGGCCTGCTCGCCTACGTGCTGAAGCTGCTCGCCGATGCCGGCTACCTGTTCACCATCGGCGGGCTTCCGCTCGTGCTGCGCAAAACGGTCTTCCGCCGCAGCTAG